A genomic stretch from Mastacembelus armatus chromosome 12, fMasArm1.2, whole genome shotgun sequence includes:
- the gtf3c4 gene encoding general transcription factor 3C polypeptide 4 isoform X2 gives MAAASPSDTMSSVHSVSSNVVIKTEAEAEDNLLSSSEDVSVKRDPVIPLMAPVSGLQPLAWSHDHRLAVCTTTSVSLMELVCDVHSNRQDLMLHRTAVPVPAEAHRLRVGPAGELTEAIEKFSTHPDPAVRQVFLADRVINPSLEVHRGVKYASWSPLGCDSSGRCLLACLTLDHRLTIHNSHKRLEWNMLVDLTKKYSERLKERGFAKKDNKPPQANLLDFEELQRRFSMQTPLRMEWSSIYTIKQVQPDNSCIDVEMVLLAVLMENGDLVLWKFVLPFINGTDVVFYDIIESGVTMPSDLAWWEYENTDRRMSGLIIGSEVGPVKIMPVSLSGVKGYFTLRHPVILWKECDQIAVENIKCVPMIHPIHKSNCSLIVASRGCYVFWCLLMISPAGLNVHNSHVAGLHSLPVVSLAVSQHNVAVYTCSMDGCIKKLTPTFTENTLIFKQENVLRSENLTGRRIHGIAVSRNGAYVAMVSTQGIVDSFHPINRTYQVHFVTLKTPTTAAALLLKSPTQNLYKMADLLDLVRWQILKNKCIPSSLQEELDKKIQEVDTPYLWRLKLFLVRILYQSLQSPRTSHRWKPAQEGSKVCVRDEEDGEEEEDAVQEEGEPGGLKQEENQEEEQMAEVQSWINDVETHLMRENMKKVLGVVYLNTWIAQNISIPTCGLVEYLAKDNNDRASEVLIGHIKNKMNKQTFSERCSLCQAVLPFTDHKQAICKNGHMWLRCVLSYQACQTLTFRRCLLLDTIARLPEPEGKRHFPSLSTSISQSHSRSAISPCHLQFQPSSCSAAQIIS, from the exons AAGCCGAGGACAACCTGCTCAGCAGCTCGGAGGATGTCTCGGTTAAGCGCGACCCTGTCATCCCGCTCATGGCCCCGGTCAGCGGGCTGCAGCCGCTCGCCTGGTCGCACGATCACCGCCTGGCCGTGTGCACCACCACCTCCGTGTCGCTGATGGAGCTGGTGTGCGATGTCCACAGCAACAGACAGGACCTGATGCTGCACAGGACGGCTGTCCCCGTCCCGGCGGAAGCGCACAGACTGCGG GTGGGACCAGCAGGAGAGTTAACCGAAGCAATAGAGAAGTTCTCTACACATCCAGACCCCGCTGTAAGGCAAGTCTTTCTGGCGGACAGAGTGATTAATCCATCGCTAGAAGTGCACAGAGGAGTCAAATATGCCAGTTGGTCTCCGTTAGGTTGTGACTCTAGTGGGCGCTGTCTGCTGGCTTGCCTAACGCTTGACCACAGGCTTACTATTCATAACAGCCACAAACGCCTCGAGTGGAACATGCTAGTCGATCTCACCAAAAAGTATAGTGAAAGGCTCAAGGAGCGAGGTTTCGCCAAAAAAGACAACAAGCCGCCGCAGGCGAATCTGCTGGACTTCGAGGAGCTGCAGCGGCGCTTCAGTATGCAGACTCCTTTGAGAATGGAATGGTCGAGCATTTACACAATCAAACAGGTTCAGCCTGACAACTCGTGCATAGACGTAGAGATGGTCCTTCTGGCTGTCCTGATGGAGAATGGTGACCTTGTTTTGTGGAAGTTTGTGTTGCCCTTCATCAATGGAACAGATGTTGTGTTTTACGACATCATTGAGTCAGGTGTCACTATGCCCAGTGACTTGGCCTGGTGGgaatatgaaaacacagaccGCCGGATGAGCGGCCTGATCATTGGCAGTGAGGTGGGACCTGTCAAGATCATGCCGGTCAGCCTATCGGGGGTTAAGGGCTACTTCACCCTGCGACACCCTGTCATCCTCTGGAAGGAGTGTGACCAGATTGCTGTGGAAAACATCAAATGTGTCCCAATGATCCACCCGATCCATAAATCCAACTGCAGTCTCATTGTTGCCTCACGCGGCTGCTATGTCTTTTGGTGTTTGCTCATGATTTCGCCGGCAGGACTAAATGTACACAATTCTCATGTGGCGGGGCTGCACTCACTTCCTGTAGTCTCGCTAGCAGTCAGTCAGCATAACGTTGCAGTGTACACTTGTTCCATGGATGGGTGTATAAAAAAGTTGACGCCAACATTTACTGAAAACACTTTGATTTTCAAACAAGAGAACGTGTTGCGATCTGAAAACCTAACAGGCAGACGGATACATGGGATTGCCGTGAGCCGCAATGGAGCATATGTTGCAATGGTCAGCACACAAGGTATAGTGGACAGCTTTCATCCCATTAACAGGACCTACCAGGTTCACTTTGTGACCCTGAAAACACCAACAACGGCTGCAGCACTGCTGCTCAAGTCCCCCACACAGAACTTGTACAAGATGGCCGACCTGCTTGATCTTGTGAGGtggcaaattttaaaaaacaagtgcATCCCTTCATCACTGCAGGAAGAGCTTGATAAAAAAATCCAGGAAGTAGACACACCCTATTTGTGGCGTTTAAAGCTCTTTTTGGTTCGAATACTTTACCAGTCACTACAGTCACCTCGTACTAGTCACCGCTGGAAGCCTGCGCAGGAGGGAAGCAAGGTGTGTGTACGGGAcgaggaggatggagaggaggaagaggatgctGTGCAAGAAGAAGGCGAGCCTGGTGGACTAAAACAGGAGGAGAatcaggaggaggagcagatggCAGAAGTGCAGTCTTGGATCAATGATGTCGAGACCCACCTAATgagggaaaacatgaaaaaggtgCTGGGGGTTGTGTACCTCAACACCTGGATTGCTCAGAACATCAGCATTCCCACCTGTGGCCTGGTGGAGTATCTTGCCAAAGACAACAATGACAGAGCGTCAGAG GTTCTGATTGGCCACATCAAGAACAAGATGAACAAGCAGACGTTCTCGGAGCGCTGCAGCCTGTGTCAGGCCGTGCTGCCCTTCACAGACCACAAACAAGCGAtctgtaaaaatggtcacatgtgGCTCAG gtgtgtgttgtCATACCAGGCCTGCCAGACGCTGACGTTCAGACGTTGCCTCCTGCTGGATACCATCGCCAGACTGCCAGAGCCTGAGGGTAAGCGCCactttccatctctctccacctccattTCACAGTCGCATTCTCGATCAGCCATCTCCCCCTGTCACCTTCAATTTCAGCCTTCATCCTGCTCTGCCGCACAGATCATCTCTTGA
- the gtf3c4 gene encoding general transcription factor 3C polypeptide 4 isoform X4 yields MAAASPSDTMSSVHSVSSNVVIKTEAEAEDNLLSSSEDVSVKRDPVIPLMAPVSGLQPLAWSHDHRLAVCTTTSVSLMELVCDVHSNRQDLMLHRTAVPVPAEAHRLRVGPAGELTEAIEKFSTHPDPAVRQVFLADRVINPSLEVHRGVKYASWSPLGCDSSGRCLLACLTLDHRLTIHNSHKRLEWNMLVDLTKKYSERLKERGFAKKDNKPPQANLLDFEELQRRFSMQTPLRMEWSSIYTIKQVQPDNSCIDVEMVLLAVLMENGDLVLWKFVLPFINGTDVVFYDIIESGVTMPSDLAWWEYENTDRRMSGLIIGSEVGPVKIMPVSLSGVKGYFTLRHPVILWKECDQIAVENIKCVPMIHPIHKSNCSLIVASRGCYVFWCLLMISPAGLNVHNSHVAGLHSLPVVSLAVSQHNVAVYTCSMDGCIKKLTPTFTENTLIFKQENVLRSENLTGRRIHGIAVSRNGAYVAMVSTQGIVDSFHPINRTYQVHFVTLKTPTTAAALLLKSPTQNLYKMADLLDLVRWQILKNKCIPSSLQEELDKKIQEVDTPYLWRLKLFLVRILYQSLQSPRTSHRWKPAQEGSKVCVRDEEDGEEEEDAVQEEGEPGGLKQEENQEEEQMAEVQSWINDVETHLMRENMKKVLGVVYLNTWIAQNISIPTCGLVEYLAKDNNDRASEVLIGHIKNKMNKQTFSERCSLCQAVLPFTDHKQAICKNGHMWLRCVLSYQACQTLTFRRCLLLDTIARLPEPEAFILLCRTDHLLTSWISSLS; encoded by the exons AAGCCGAGGACAACCTGCTCAGCAGCTCGGAGGATGTCTCGGTTAAGCGCGACCCTGTCATCCCGCTCATGGCCCCGGTCAGCGGGCTGCAGCCGCTCGCCTGGTCGCACGATCACCGCCTGGCCGTGTGCACCACCACCTCCGTGTCGCTGATGGAGCTGGTGTGCGATGTCCACAGCAACAGACAGGACCTGATGCTGCACAGGACGGCTGTCCCCGTCCCGGCGGAAGCGCACAGACTGCGG GTGGGACCAGCAGGAGAGTTAACCGAAGCAATAGAGAAGTTCTCTACACATCCAGACCCCGCTGTAAGGCAAGTCTTTCTGGCGGACAGAGTGATTAATCCATCGCTAGAAGTGCACAGAGGAGTCAAATATGCCAGTTGGTCTCCGTTAGGTTGTGACTCTAGTGGGCGCTGTCTGCTGGCTTGCCTAACGCTTGACCACAGGCTTACTATTCATAACAGCCACAAACGCCTCGAGTGGAACATGCTAGTCGATCTCACCAAAAAGTATAGTGAAAGGCTCAAGGAGCGAGGTTTCGCCAAAAAAGACAACAAGCCGCCGCAGGCGAATCTGCTGGACTTCGAGGAGCTGCAGCGGCGCTTCAGTATGCAGACTCCTTTGAGAATGGAATGGTCGAGCATTTACACAATCAAACAGGTTCAGCCTGACAACTCGTGCATAGACGTAGAGATGGTCCTTCTGGCTGTCCTGATGGAGAATGGTGACCTTGTTTTGTGGAAGTTTGTGTTGCCCTTCATCAATGGAACAGATGTTGTGTTTTACGACATCATTGAGTCAGGTGTCACTATGCCCAGTGACTTGGCCTGGTGGgaatatgaaaacacagaccGCCGGATGAGCGGCCTGATCATTGGCAGTGAGGTGGGACCTGTCAAGATCATGCCGGTCAGCCTATCGGGGGTTAAGGGCTACTTCACCCTGCGACACCCTGTCATCCTCTGGAAGGAGTGTGACCAGATTGCTGTGGAAAACATCAAATGTGTCCCAATGATCCACCCGATCCATAAATCCAACTGCAGTCTCATTGTTGCCTCACGCGGCTGCTATGTCTTTTGGTGTTTGCTCATGATTTCGCCGGCAGGACTAAATGTACACAATTCTCATGTGGCGGGGCTGCACTCACTTCCTGTAGTCTCGCTAGCAGTCAGTCAGCATAACGTTGCAGTGTACACTTGTTCCATGGATGGGTGTATAAAAAAGTTGACGCCAACATTTACTGAAAACACTTTGATTTTCAAACAAGAGAACGTGTTGCGATCTGAAAACCTAACAGGCAGACGGATACATGGGATTGCCGTGAGCCGCAATGGAGCATATGTTGCAATGGTCAGCACACAAGGTATAGTGGACAGCTTTCATCCCATTAACAGGACCTACCAGGTTCACTTTGTGACCCTGAAAACACCAACAACGGCTGCAGCACTGCTGCTCAAGTCCCCCACACAGAACTTGTACAAGATGGCCGACCTGCTTGATCTTGTGAGGtggcaaattttaaaaaacaagtgcATCCCTTCATCACTGCAGGAAGAGCTTGATAAAAAAATCCAGGAAGTAGACACACCCTATTTGTGGCGTTTAAAGCTCTTTTTGGTTCGAATACTTTACCAGTCACTACAGTCACCTCGTACTAGTCACCGCTGGAAGCCTGCGCAGGAGGGAAGCAAGGTGTGTGTACGGGAcgaggaggatggagaggaggaagaggatgctGTGCAAGAAGAAGGCGAGCCTGGTGGACTAAAACAGGAGGAGAatcaggaggaggagcagatggCAGAAGTGCAGTCTTGGATCAATGATGTCGAGACCCACCTAATgagggaaaacatgaaaaaggtgCTGGGGGTTGTGTACCTCAACACCTGGATTGCTCAGAACATCAGCATTCCCACCTGTGGCCTGGTGGAGTATCTTGCCAAAGACAACAATGACAGAGCGTCAGAG GTTCTGATTGGCCACATCAAGAACAAGATGAACAAGCAGACGTTCTCGGAGCGCTGCAGCCTGTGTCAGGCCGTGCTGCCCTTCACAGACCACAAACAAGCGAtctgtaaaaatggtcacatgtgGCTCAG gtgtgtgttgtCATACCAGGCCTGCCAGACGCTGACGTTCAGACGTTGCCTCCTGCTGGATACCATCGCCAGACTGCCAGAGCCTGAGG CCTTCATCCTGCTCTGCCGCACAGATCATCTCTTGACATCTTGGATTTCAAGTCTGTCATGA
- the gtf3c4 gene encoding general transcription factor 3C polypeptide 4 isoform X1: protein MAAASPSDTMSSVHSVSSNVVIKTEAEAEDNLLSSSEDVSVKRDPVIPLMAPVSGLQPLAWSHDHRLAVCTTTSVSLMELVCDVHSNRQDLMLHRTAVPVPAEAHRLRVGPAGELTEAIEKFSTHPDPAVRQVFLADRVINPSLEVHRGVKYASWSPLGCDSSGRCLLACLTLDHRLTIHNSHKRLEWNMLVDLTKKYSERLKERGFAKKDNKPPQANLLDFEELQRRFSMQTPLRMEWSSIYTIKQVQPDNSCIDVEMVLLAVLMENGDLVLWKFVLPFINGTDVVFYDIIESGVTMPSDLAWWEYENTDRRMSGLIIGSEVGPVKIMPVSLSGVKGYFTLRHPVILWKECDQIAVENIKCVPMIHPIHKSNCSLIVASRGCYVFWCLLMISPAGLNVHNSHVAGLHSLPVVSLAVSQHNVAVYTCSMDGCIKKLTPTFTENTLIFKQENVLRSENLTGRRIHGIAVSRNGAYVAMVSTQGIVDSFHPINRTYQVHFVTLKTPTTAAALLLKSPTQNLYKMADLLDLVRWQILKNKCIPSSLQEELDKKIQEVDTPYLWRLKLFLVRILYQSLQSPRTSHRWKPAQEGSKVCVRDEEDGEEEEDAVQEEGEPGGLKQEENQEEEQMAEVQSWINDVETHLMRENMKKVLGVVYLNTWIAQNISIPTCGLVEYLAKDNNDRASEVLIGHIKNKMNKQTFSERCSLCQAVLPFTDHKQAICKNGHMWLRCVLSYQACQTLTFRRCLLLDTIARLPEPEVLPEYPRDGSPGHSSLSGLKTDRSRVDKEHTAGTLHVLRLTDDLEANSRRNLRISL, encoded by the exons AAGCCGAGGACAACCTGCTCAGCAGCTCGGAGGATGTCTCGGTTAAGCGCGACCCTGTCATCCCGCTCATGGCCCCGGTCAGCGGGCTGCAGCCGCTCGCCTGGTCGCACGATCACCGCCTGGCCGTGTGCACCACCACCTCCGTGTCGCTGATGGAGCTGGTGTGCGATGTCCACAGCAACAGACAGGACCTGATGCTGCACAGGACGGCTGTCCCCGTCCCGGCGGAAGCGCACAGACTGCGG GTGGGACCAGCAGGAGAGTTAACCGAAGCAATAGAGAAGTTCTCTACACATCCAGACCCCGCTGTAAGGCAAGTCTTTCTGGCGGACAGAGTGATTAATCCATCGCTAGAAGTGCACAGAGGAGTCAAATATGCCAGTTGGTCTCCGTTAGGTTGTGACTCTAGTGGGCGCTGTCTGCTGGCTTGCCTAACGCTTGACCACAGGCTTACTATTCATAACAGCCACAAACGCCTCGAGTGGAACATGCTAGTCGATCTCACCAAAAAGTATAGTGAAAGGCTCAAGGAGCGAGGTTTCGCCAAAAAAGACAACAAGCCGCCGCAGGCGAATCTGCTGGACTTCGAGGAGCTGCAGCGGCGCTTCAGTATGCAGACTCCTTTGAGAATGGAATGGTCGAGCATTTACACAATCAAACAGGTTCAGCCTGACAACTCGTGCATAGACGTAGAGATGGTCCTTCTGGCTGTCCTGATGGAGAATGGTGACCTTGTTTTGTGGAAGTTTGTGTTGCCCTTCATCAATGGAACAGATGTTGTGTTTTACGACATCATTGAGTCAGGTGTCACTATGCCCAGTGACTTGGCCTGGTGGgaatatgaaaacacagaccGCCGGATGAGCGGCCTGATCATTGGCAGTGAGGTGGGACCTGTCAAGATCATGCCGGTCAGCCTATCGGGGGTTAAGGGCTACTTCACCCTGCGACACCCTGTCATCCTCTGGAAGGAGTGTGACCAGATTGCTGTGGAAAACATCAAATGTGTCCCAATGATCCACCCGATCCATAAATCCAACTGCAGTCTCATTGTTGCCTCACGCGGCTGCTATGTCTTTTGGTGTTTGCTCATGATTTCGCCGGCAGGACTAAATGTACACAATTCTCATGTGGCGGGGCTGCACTCACTTCCTGTAGTCTCGCTAGCAGTCAGTCAGCATAACGTTGCAGTGTACACTTGTTCCATGGATGGGTGTATAAAAAAGTTGACGCCAACATTTACTGAAAACACTTTGATTTTCAAACAAGAGAACGTGTTGCGATCTGAAAACCTAACAGGCAGACGGATACATGGGATTGCCGTGAGCCGCAATGGAGCATATGTTGCAATGGTCAGCACACAAGGTATAGTGGACAGCTTTCATCCCATTAACAGGACCTACCAGGTTCACTTTGTGACCCTGAAAACACCAACAACGGCTGCAGCACTGCTGCTCAAGTCCCCCACACAGAACTTGTACAAGATGGCCGACCTGCTTGATCTTGTGAGGtggcaaattttaaaaaacaagtgcATCCCTTCATCACTGCAGGAAGAGCTTGATAAAAAAATCCAGGAAGTAGACACACCCTATTTGTGGCGTTTAAAGCTCTTTTTGGTTCGAATACTTTACCAGTCACTACAGTCACCTCGTACTAGTCACCGCTGGAAGCCTGCGCAGGAGGGAAGCAAGGTGTGTGTACGGGAcgaggaggatggagaggaggaagaggatgctGTGCAAGAAGAAGGCGAGCCTGGTGGACTAAAACAGGAGGAGAatcaggaggaggagcagatggCAGAAGTGCAGTCTTGGATCAATGATGTCGAGACCCACCTAATgagggaaaacatgaaaaaggtgCTGGGGGTTGTGTACCTCAACACCTGGATTGCTCAGAACATCAGCATTCCCACCTGTGGCCTGGTGGAGTATCTTGCCAAAGACAACAATGACAGAGCGTCAGAG GTTCTGATTGGCCACATCAAGAACAAGATGAACAAGCAGACGTTCTCGGAGCGCTGCAGCCTGTGTCAGGCCGTGCTGCCCTTCACAGACCACAAACAAGCGAtctgtaaaaatggtcacatgtgGCTCAG gtgtgtgttgtCATACCAGGCCTGCCAGACGCTGACGTTCAGACGTTGCCTCCTGCTGGATACCATCGCCAGACTGCCAGAGCCTGAGG TCCTGCCTGAGTACCCGAGGGATGGCTCTCCTGGTCATTCCAGCTTATCTGGCCTAAAGACTGACAG ATCCAGAGTGGATAAAGAACATACTGCAGGCACCCTGCACGTTCTGCGACTCACCGATGATCTAGAGGCGAACAGTCGGAGGAACCTCAGGATTTCCCTGTGA
- the gtf3c4 gene encoding general transcription factor 3C polypeptide 4 isoform X3: MAAASPSDTMSSVHSVSSNVVIKTEAEAEDNLLSSSEDVSVKRDPVIPLMAPVSGLQPLAWSHDHRLAVCTTTSVSLMELVCDVHSNRQDLMLHRTAVPVPAEAHRLRVGPAGELTEAIEKFSTHPDPAVRQVFLADRVINPSLEVHRGVKYASWSPLGCDSSGRCLLACLTLDHRLTIHNSHKRLEWNMLVDLTKKYSERLKERGFAKKDNKPPQANLLDFEELQRRFSMQTPLRMEWSSIYTIKQVQPDNSCIDVEMVLLAVLMENGDLVLWKFVLPFINGTDVVFYDIIESGVTMPSDLAWWEYENTDRRMSGLIIGSEVGPVKIMPVSLSGVKGYFTLRHPVILWKECDQIAVENIKCVPMIHPIHKSNCSLIVASRGCYVFWCLLMISPAGLNVHNSHVAGLHSLPVVSLAVSQHNVAVYTCSMDGCIKKLTPTFTENTLIFKQENVLRSENLTGRRIHGIAVSRNGAYVAMVSTQGIVDSFHPINRTYQVHFVTLKTPTTAAALLLKSPTQNLYKMADLLDLVRWQILKNKCIPSSLQEELDKKIQEVDTPYLWRLKLFLVRILYQSLQSPRTSHRWKPAQEGSKVCVRDEEDGEEEEDAVQEEGEPGGLKQEENQEEEQMAEVQSWINDVETHLMRENMKKVLGVVYLNTWIAQNISIPTCGLVEYLAKDNNDRASEVLIGHIKNKMNKQTFSERCSLCQAVLPFTDHKQAICKNGHMWLRCVLSYQACQTLTFRRCLLLDTIARLPEPEDPEWIKNILQAPCTFCDSPMI, encoded by the exons AAGCCGAGGACAACCTGCTCAGCAGCTCGGAGGATGTCTCGGTTAAGCGCGACCCTGTCATCCCGCTCATGGCCCCGGTCAGCGGGCTGCAGCCGCTCGCCTGGTCGCACGATCACCGCCTGGCCGTGTGCACCACCACCTCCGTGTCGCTGATGGAGCTGGTGTGCGATGTCCACAGCAACAGACAGGACCTGATGCTGCACAGGACGGCTGTCCCCGTCCCGGCGGAAGCGCACAGACTGCGG GTGGGACCAGCAGGAGAGTTAACCGAAGCAATAGAGAAGTTCTCTACACATCCAGACCCCGCTGTAAGGCAAGTCTTTCTGGCGGACAGAGTGATTAATCCATCGCTAGAAGTGCACAGAGGAGTCAAATATGCCAGTTGGTCTCCGTTAGGTTGTGACTCTAGTGGGCGCTGTCTGCTGGCTTGCCTAACGCTTGACCACAGGCTTACTATTCATAACAGCCACAAACGCCTCGAGTGGAACATGCTAGTCGATCTCACCAAAAAGTATAGTGAAAGGCTCAAGGAGCGAGGTTTCGCCAAAAAAGACAACAAGCCGCCGCAGGCGAATCTGCTGGACTTCGAGGAGCTGCAGCGGCGCTTCAGTATGCAGACTCCTTTGAGAATGGAATGGTCGAGCATTTACACAATCAAACAGGTTCAGCCTGACAACTCGTGCATAGACGTAGAGATGGTCCTTCTGGCTGTCCTGATGGAGAATGGTGACCTTGTTTTGTGGAAGTTTGTGTTGCCCTTCATCAATGGAACAGATGTTGTGTTTTACGACATCATTGAGTCAGGTGTCACTATGCCCAGTGACTTGGCCTGGTGGgaatatgaaaacacagaccGCCGGATGAGCGGCCTGATCATTGGCAGTGAGGTGGGACCTGTCAAGATCATGCCGGTCAGCCTATCGGGGGTTAAGGGCTACTTCACCCTGCGACACCCTGTCATCCTCTGGAAGGAGTGTGACCAGATTGCTGTGGAAAACATCAAATGTGTCCCAATGATCCACCCGATCCATAAATCCAACTGCAGTCTCATTGTTGCCTCACGCGGCTGCTATGTCTTTTGGTGTTTGCTCATGATTTCGCCGGCAGGACTAAATGTACACAATTCTCATGTGGCGGGGCTGCACTCACTTCCTGTAGTCTCGCTAGCAGTCAGTCAGCATAACGTTGCAGTGTACACTTGTTCCATGGATGGGTGTATAAAAAAGTTGACGCCAACATTTACTGAAAACACTTTGATTTTCAAACAAGAGAACGTGTTGCGATCTGAAAACCTAACAGGCAGACGGATACATGGGATTGCCGTGAGCCGCAATGGAGCATATGTTGCAATGGTCAGCACACAAGGTATAGTGGACAGCTTTCATCCCATTAACAGGACCTACCAGGTTCACTTTGTGACCCTGAAAACACCAACAACGGCTGCAGCACTGCTGCTCAAGTCCCCCACACAGAACTTGTACAAGATGGCCGACCTGCTTGATCTTGTGAGGtggcaaattttaaaaaacaagtgcATCCCTTCATCACTGCAGGAAGAGCTTGATAAAAAAATCCAGGAAGTAGACACACCCTATTTGTGGCGTTTAAAGCTCTTTTTGGTTCGAATACTTTACCAGTCACTACAGTCACCTCGTACTAGTCACCGCTGGAAGCCTGCGCAGGAGGGAAGCAAGGTGTGTGTACGGGAcgaggaggatggagaggaggaagaggatgctGTGCAAGAAGAAGGCGAGCCTGGTGGACTAAAACAGGAGGAGAatcaggaggaggagcagatggCAGAAGTGCAGTCTTGGATCAATGATGTCGAGACCCACCTAATgagggaaaacatgaaaaaggtgCTGGGGGTTGTGTACCTCAACACCTGGATTGCTCAGAACATCAGCATTCCCACCTGTGGCCTGGTGGAGTATCTTGCCAAAGACAACAATGACAGAGCGTCAGAG GTTCTGATTGGCCACATCAAGAACAAGATGAACAAGCAGACGTTCTCGGAGCGCTGCAGCCTGTGTCAGGCCGTGCTGCCCTTCACAGACCACAAACAAGCGAtctgtaaaaatggtcacatgtgGCTCAG gtgtgtgttgtCATACCAGGCCTGCCAGACGCTGACGTTCAGACGTTGCCTCCTGCTGGATACCATCGCCAGACTGCCAGAGCCTGAGG ATCCAGAGTGGATAAAGAACATACTGCAGGCACCCTGCACGTTCTGCGACTCACCGATGATCTAG